A part of Bacillus thuringiensis genomic DNA contains:
- a CDS encoding SulP family inorganic anion transporter — translation MFQKIAKECLAGFTVAIVALPLAIAFGIAATGTSEGALVGLYGAIFAGLFAALFGGTPGQVTGPTGPITVIATGVIATYGLEASFIAFMMAGVFQILFGVCKLGSYVRYIPYPVVSGFMNGIALIIILGEIKHVQNSFLLVVLTIIVMIVSGKWIKAIPSSLVALVGVTALLPLFSSALEGLTVKLPIIGNLSLNKVIEKIGTIPEAMPTLHIPSLSGTGIAELILPALSIALLGSIDSLLTSVVMDNVTGTRHKSNKELVGQGIGNMVSGLFGGLAGAGATVRSIVNIRSGGKTALSACMHSVILFIFIMGLGSVVQYIPLAVLSGILILTGIGMFDWESMKKMHVAPKGDVIVMLVTMVVTVKFDLMIAVAFGIILSFIIYMVKCKERKASIVKEKEATYTIQGPLSFLSVDRIFTTLQDVKSPIVLRMKDAHYMDVSGAMALLNFIEQSDRSGVSVTLEQVPTHIEKTLITMASHEQKDKLQFVEADVM, via the coding sequence ATGTTTCAAAAAATAGCAAAGGAATGTTTAGCTGGTTTTACTGTTGCGATTGTTGCGTTGCCACTTGCCATTGCATTTGGTATTGCTGCAACGGGAACGTCTGAGGGAGCACTAGTCGGATTGTATGGTGCGATTTTTGCAGGTTTATTTGCGGCGTTATTTGGTGGTACACCGGGTCAGGTAACGGGGCCAACTGGACCGATTACGGTTATTGCGACAGGGGTTATTGCGACGTACGGGTTAGAGGCGAGTTTTATAGCCTTTATGATGGCGGGAGTGTTTCAAATTTTATTCGGTGTATGTAAGCTTGGCTCTTACGTGCGATATATTCCGTATCCTGTCGTTTCAGGATTTATGAACGGAATCGCATTAATTATTATTTTAGGTGAAATAAAGCATGTGCAAAATAGTTTTCTACTCGTAGTATTAACGATTATTGTAATGATTGTTTCTGGAAAATGGATTAAGGCTATTCCATCTAGTTTAGTTGCATTAGTCGGTGTGACTGCTTTGCTTCCTTTATTTTCTTCTGCATTAGAAGGACTTACAGTGAAGTTACCGATTATCGGCAACCTATCATTAAATAAGGTGATTGAGAAGATTGGAACGATTCCAGAAGCGATGCCGACGCTTCATATTCCATCTTTAAGTGGAACAGGCATCGCAGAACTTATTTTACCAGCGCTTAGTATTGCTTTATTAGGATCGATTGACTCGTTGTTAACATCGGTCGTAATGGATAATGTGACGGGTACACGCCATAAAAGTAATAAAGAACTGGTCGGACAAGGTATCGGTAATATGGTGAGCGGATTGTTTGGCGGATTAGCAGGGGCAGGAGCGACTGTAAGGTCTATCGTTAATATAAGAAGCGGTGGTAAAACGGCGCTTTCAGCATGTATGCATAGTGTTATATTATTTATTTTCATTATGGGACTTGGATCGGTCGTACAATACATTCCACTTGCTGTATTATCAGGTATTTTAATTTTAACTGGTATCGGTATGTTTGATTGGGAAAGCATGAAGAAAATGCATGTAGCACCAAAAGGTGATGTCATTGTTATGCTCGTAACGATGGTTGTCACAGTGAAGTTTGATTTAATGATTGCTGTCGCGTTCGGTATTATTCTTTCGTTCATTATATACATGGTGAAATGTAAAGAACGTAAAGCTTCTATTGTAAAAGAAAAGGAAGCGACGTATACGATTCAGGGACCGCTCTCTTTCCTATCAGTAGACCGTATTTTTACTACTTTACAAGATGTGAAGTCACCGATTGTTTTACGTATGAAAGATGCGCACTATATGGATGTATCGGGAGCTATGGCGTTATTGAATTTCATTGAGCAGTCGGATAGGTCAGGAGTGAGTGTGACGCTAGAACAAGTGCCTACTCATATTGAAAAAACGTTAATAACGATGGCGAGTCATGAACAGAAAGATAAATTACAGTTTGTAGAAGCTGATGTTATGTAA
- the csaB gene encoding polysaccharide pyruvyl transferase CsaB — protein sequence MRLVLSGYYGFYNVGDEAILQSIIKALHEEDPTLELVVLSNDPDYTRKMYGVEAVNRWDIRAIYKEIKKSNGLISGGGSLLQDKTSIKSILYYTGIMRIARFLKKPYYIYAQGIGPITKRQNRLLVKWQVSKAAYISVRDEDSFLYLKEMGIKKDIELVPDPVLACQPEGMKSEWLKQHSIQGKVIAVSVRYWDAKEDYMKKLADTLKKFKREGYHILFVPMHGPFDQNASRDIINLMGEEAHMLPYKLDIHEKISILSECSLLIGMRLHALILSAVANIPMVGISYDPKIDSFLQQVNQPIIGNVDGDWTAETLYNVATKQLEQKEYVQATLEQRVEELREQISTASRYIISDLNSKEFEKRGM from the coding sequence GTGCGGTTAGTTTTATCAGGATATTATGGTTTTTATAATGTTGGGGACGAAGCAATTTTGCAATCAATTATTAAAGCGTTACATGAAGAGGATCCTACTCTTGAGCTTGTTGTACTTTCGAATGACCCCGACTATACAAGAAAAATGTACGGTGTAGAGGCAGTAAATCGCTGGGATATAAGAGCAATTTATAAGGAAATAAAGAAAAGTAATGGTTTAATTAGCGGAGGGGGAAGTCTCCTTCAAGATAAAACGAGTATTAAAAGCATTTTGTACTATACAGGTATTATGCGGATTGCTCGTTTTTTGAAGAAGCCGTATTATATTTATGCGCAAGGAATTGGTCCAATTACGAAAAGACAAAATCGTTTATTAGTGAAATGGCAAGTATCAAAAGCGGCATATATATCCGTTCGTGATGAAGATTCATTTTTGTATTTAAAAGAAATGGGCATTAAGAAAGATATCGAACTAGTTCCAGATCCAGTATTGGCATGTCAACCAGAAGGAATGAAGTCGGAGTGGCTGAAACAACATTCGATTCAAGGGAAAGTAATTGCAGTTAGTGTGAGGTATTGGGACGCGAAAGAAGATTATATGAAGAAGCTAGCAGATACGCTGAAAAAATTTAAGCGTGAAGGATATCATATTTTATTCGTACCAATGCATGGACCATTTGATCAAAATGCATCACGCGACATTATTAACTTAATGGGAGAAGAAGCTCACATGCTTCCTTATAAGTTGGATATCCATGAGAAAATTTCAATTTTGTCGGAATGTTCGCTTCTAATAGGGATGAGACTTCATGCGCTCATACTATCTGCGGTTGCTAATATTCCTATGGTCGGTATTTCATATGATCCAAAGATCGATTCATTTTTACAACAAGTAAATCAGCCGATTATCGGAAACGTAGATGGTGACTGGACGGCTGAAACTTTGTATAATGTGGCAACGAAGCAACTAGAACAAAAAGAATATGTACAAGCAACATTGGAACAAAGAGTAGAAGAATTGCGAGAACAAATTTCAACAGCGTCTCGCTACATCATAAGTGACTTGAATTCAAAAGAGTTTGAAAAAAGAGGGATGTAA
- the secA2 gene encoding accessory Sec system translocase SecA2: MLNSVKKLLGDSQKRKLKKYEQLVQEINNLEEKLSDLSDEDLRHKTITFKNMLNDGKTVDGIKAEAFAVVREAAKRVLGLRHYDVQLIGGLVLLEGNIAEMPTGEGKTLVSSLPTYVRALEGKGVHVITVNDYLAKRDKELIGQVHEFLGLKVGLNIPQIDPAEKKLAYEADITYGIGTEFGFDYLRDNMAASKNEQVQRPYHFAIIDEIDSVLIDEAKTPLIIAGKKSSSSDLHYLCAKVIKSFQDTLHYTYDAETKSASFTEDGITKTEDLFDIDNLYDLEHQTLYHYMIQALRAHVAFQCDVDYIVHDEKILLVDIFTGRVMDGRSLSDGLHQALEAKEGLAITEENQTQASITIQNFFRMYPALSGMTGTAKTEEKEFNRVYNMEVMPIPTNRPIIREDKNDVVYVTADAKYKAVREDVLKHNKQGRPILIGTMSILQSETVARYLDEAHITYQLLNAKSAEQEADLIATAGQKGQITIATNMAGRGTDILLGEGVHEIGGLHVIGTERHESRRVDNQLKGRAGRQGDPGSSQFFLSLEDEMLKRFAQEEVEKLNKSLKTDETGLILTSKVHDFVNRTQLICEGSHFSMREYNLKLDDVINDQRNVIYKLRNNLLQEDTNMIEIIIPMIDHTVEAISKQYLLEGMLPEEWDFARLTENINEILPVTNMPSLSANNVHSPEDLQSVLKETLSLYKERVNELNSHTDLQQSLRYVALHFLDQNWVNHLDAMTHLKEGIGLRQYQQEDPTRLYQKEGLDIFLYTYGNFEKEMCHYVARHLGVPENVQ, from the coding sequence ATGCTGAATTCGGTAAAAAAGCTGTTAGGAGATTCTCAAAAGAGAAAACTAAAAAAATATGAACAACTTGTTCAAGAAATTAATAATCTAGAAGAAAAACTATCTGATTTATCTGATGAAGACTTACGTCATAAAACTATCACATTTAAAAACATGCTAAACGATGGAAAAACAGTGGATGGTATAAAAGCAGAGGCGTTCGCTGTTGTACGTGAAGCAGCAAAGCGTGTACTTGGATTACGTCACTACGATGTGCAGTTAATTGGTGGCCTTGTACTATTAGAAGGTAATATTGCAGAGATGCCAACTGGCGAAGGAAAAACATTAGTTTCTTCTCTTCCAACATACGTACGTGCTCTTGAAGGAAAAGGTGTTCACGTTATTACTGTAAACGACTATTTAGCAAAACGAGATAAAGAATTAATTGGCCAAGTTCATGAATTTCTAGGTTTAAAGGTTGGATTGAATATTCCTCAAATCGATCCTGCCGAAAAGAAACTTGCTTACGAAGCTGATATTACATATGGTATTGGAACAGAATTTGGCTTTGACTATCTACGTGATAATATGGCCGCTTCCAAAAATGAGCAGGTACAACGCCCCTATCATTTTGCTATTATCGATGAGATTGATAGCGTTTTAATTGATGAAGCGAAGACGCCTCTTATTATCGCTGGTAAGAAATCAAGTAGCTCTGATTTACACTATTTATGCGCAAAAGTTATTAAGTCATTCCAGGATACTCTTCATTACACGTACGATGCAGAAACAAAATCTGCTAGTTTTACAGAAGACGGTATTACAAAAACAGAAGATTTATTTGATATCGATAACCTATATGATTTAGAACATCAAACTTTATATCATTATATGATTCAAGCATTACGAGCTCATGTCGCTTTCCAATGTGATGTTGATTATATTGTACATGATGAAAAAATTCTACTTGTAGATATTTTCACAGGCCGCGTTATGGATGGTCGCTCTTTAAGTGATGGTTTACACCAAGCTCTTGAAGCGAAAGAAGGTTTAGCAATCACAGAAGAAAACCAAACACAGGCATCTATTACAATTCAAAACTTCTTCCGTATGTATCCAGCATTATCTGGTATGACAGGTACAGCAAAAACGGAAGAAAAAGAATTTAACCGTGTATATAACATGGAAGTTATGCCGATTCCGACAAACCGTCCTATCATTCGTGAAGACAAAAATGACGTCGTGTACGTAACAGCCGATGCTAAATATAAAGCCGTACGTGAGGATGTTCTGAAACACAATAAACAAGGACGCCCGATTTTAATTGGGACAATGTCTATTTTACAATCAGAAACCGTTGCTCGTTACTTAGATGAAGCGCATATTACATATCAATTATTAAATGCAAAAAGTGCAGAACAAGAGGCCGATTTAATCGCAACAGCTGGACAAAAAGGACAAATTACAATTGCGACAAATATGGCCGGACGAGGTACTGATATTTTACTAGGTGAGGGTGTCCATGAAATTGGTGGATTACATGTAATTGGAACAGAACGCCATGAATCAAGACGCGTTGACAATCAGCTAAAAGGTCGTGCTGGTCGTCAAGGTGATCCAGGTAGCTCTCAGTTCTTCCTTTCTTTAGAAGATGAAATGCTAAAACGTTTCGCACAAGAAGAAGTCGAGAAATTAAATAAATCACTGAAAACAGATGAAACAGGACTTATTCTAACTTCTAAAGTCCATGATTTCGTGAACCGTACACAATTAATTTGTGAAGGTAGCCATTTCTCAATGCGCGAGTACAATTTAAAGTTAGATGATGTAATAAATGACCAACGTAACGTTATTTATAAATTACGTAATAACTTGTTACAAGAAGATACAAATATGATTGAAATTATTATTCCAATGATTGATCATACTGTAGAAGCCATTTCTAAGCAATATCTTTTAGAAGGTATGCTTCCGGAAGAATGGGATTTCGCTCGTTTAACAGAAAATATAAACGAAATTTTACCAGTAACAAATATGCCATCACTATCAGCGAATAATGTACATTCACCGGAAGATTTACAATCCGTTTTGAAAGAAACATTATCTCTTTATAAAGAGCGCGTAAATGAACTAAATAGCCATACTGATTTACAGCAGTCGTTACGCTATGTTGCCCTTCATTTCCTAGATCAGAACTGGGTAAATCACTTGGATGCGATGACCCACTTAAAAGAAGGCATCGGGCTAAGACAATATCAACAAGAAGACCCTACTCGTCTTTATCAAAAAGAAGGTTTAGATATCTTTTTATACACATATGGTAATTTCGAAAAAGAAATGTGCCACTATGTTGCAAGACATTTAGGTGTTCCTGAAAACGTACAATAA
- a CDS encoding putative polysaccharide biosynthesis protein: MNNKFVKGAAILTITTFLSKVLGSFFQIPLQNIAGDEVLGIFRLVFPVYMIALTLSVAGVPLAISQLIAELHEKNDKDGIAKLFTSASIIGVIFGVLGFSVIMIGSSMFANMLGGQDTRLPLIVTSFALLIAPYMAVYRGYFQGFGDMIPTGVSQVIEQFIRVFFMLAIAFLFVSWNKDSDVVTGGAMIGSCLGVITSLIYLRLKYVKSIYRYKSNTYSLQDFKDNAKKILRVSIPIAIGALSMPLLNLVDSVTIPHMLHESTTTIQEQFGIYSRGFAFTQLIVVFASAMVFPLIPLLTAALTKKDIGLAKRTIERTNELAHVLTTPITIWLMALTVPLNVGLFTDAKGSGMLAILIGSSYFTSLMVLSIGILQGINRSKQAAWIVVGASFVKVILNIVLVSQFGITGAAYSTLIIYIMICIVNYIYIRRELAYSIRMGRFFAVIGVSSIVGIGLYFTSTVINVVDSRLIAVIYSGLAFCLALFIYGICALKLNWISKKKIPFLRK, from the coding sequence ATGAATAATAAGTTTGTGAAAGGCGCTGCGATTTTAACGATTACAACGTTTCTATCGAAAGTGTTGGGAAGTTTTTTTCAAATCCCATTACAAAATATAGCAGGGGATGAAGTGCTTGGGATTTTTCGCCTTGTTTTTCCTGTATATATGATAGCTTTAACTTTATCAGTAGCAGGAGTACCGCTAGCTATATCACAGTTAATCGCTGAACTTCATGAGAAGAATGATAAAGATGGGATTGCCAAACTATTTACGTCAGCATCTATTATTGGAGTAATATTTGGGGTGCTTGGATTTTCGGTTATTATGATTGGATCAAGTATGTTTGCAAATATGCTTGGTGGACAAGATACGAGACTCCCATTAATTGTCACTTCGTTTGCTTTATTAATCGCACCATATATGGCGGTATATCGAGGGTATTTCCAAGGTTTTGGAGACATGATTCCTACCGGGGTGTCACAAGTAATTGAGCAATTCATTCGTGTTTTCTTTATGTTAGCAATTGCATTCTTATTCGTATCTTGGAATAAAGATAGTGATGTTGTAACAGGCGGCGCAATGATTGGTTCTTGCCTTGGAGTAATTACGTCACTTATCTATTTGAGATTGAAGTATGTAAAAAGTATATATCGTTATAAAAGTAATACATATTCACTACAAGATTTTAAAGATAATGCTAAAAAAATACTTCGGGTCTCGATTCCAATTGCGATTGGAGCATTATCGATGCCGTTGTTAAATTTAGTTGATTCTGTAACGATTCCACATATGCTACATGAATCAACTACAACGATTCAAGAGCAATTTGGTATATATAGTCGTGGTTTTGCGTTTACACAATTAATTGTCGTATTTGCAAGCGCGATGGTATTTCCGTTAATCCCATTGTTAACTGCTGCATTAACAAAGAAAGATATAGGGTTAGCAAAACGAACAATTGAACGAACAAATGAGCTTGCTCATGTTTTAACAACGCCGATAACAATCTGGCTCATGGCACTTACAGTCCCGTTAAATGTCGGATTGTTTACAGATGCTAAAGGGAGCGGCATGTTAGCTATTTTAATTGGTAGTTCGTATTTCACATCACTTATGGTATTATCAATAGGAATTTTGCAAGGAATTAATCGTTCTAAGCAAGCGGCGTGGATAGTTGTTGGAGCGAGTTTTGTAAAAGTCATATTAAATATAGTACTCGTAAGTCAATTTGGCATAACTGGTGCGGCTTATAGTACACTTATCATATATATCATGATTTGTATCGTAAATTATATATACATTCGAAGAGAATTGGCTTATTCGATTCGCATGGGGAGATTTTTTGCTGTAATTGGAGTATCTAGTATAGTAGGTATAGGACTATATTTCACATCTACTGTAATAAATGTGGTAGATTCTAGACTGATTGCAGTAATATATAGTGGTTTAGCATTTTGTTTGGCTTTGTTCATATATGGCATATGCGCATTAAAGTTGAACTGGATATCCAAAAAGAAAATTCCATTTTTGCGTAAGTAA
- a CDS encoding accessory Sec system S-layer assembly protein, with protein sequence MLSFLKRAKKSGKDTTVSSNQLFGQEETNTENKTVKPSLYFHPSWGAVAQEQKYIYQFLHKELTRLQEYQISLSGIEIEKRDNGYDVAVFIRSTVPKPISFEEVTLILLNKEKKLCARKTFNLSALGDIPANVNMPFIFTFEQETITDAALSQTDWELAFELESKHALDLDPSWEAQLPEASKEALRNFLDNLTPPKDGEINFLGLQAARKENGDLHTTLLIRNGCKDNIQLEQLPLHIEDATGAVVVKGAFTLPDLEIKANTTKPWSFVFPASSILKEDMDLSSWKAFVPQD encoded by the coding sequence ATGTTATCATTTCTAAAAAGAGCTAAGAAAAGCGGAAAAGATACGACTGTCTCTAGTAATCAATTATTCGGACAAGAAGAAACAAATACTGAAAATAAAACTGTAAAACCATCACTTTACTTCCACCCAAGCTGGGGTGCAGTAGCACAAGAACAAAAATATATTTATCAATTTTTACATAAAGAACTAACACGTTTACAAGAATATCAAATTTCTTTATCTGGAATTGAGATTGAAAAACGTGATAATGGTTATGACGTGGCTGTATTTATTCGTAGCACTGTTCCGAAACCAATTTCTTTCGAAGAGGTTACATTAATCCTTCTAAATAAAGAGAAGAAACTATGTGCCCGCAAAACATTTAACCTTTCTGCATTAGGAGATATTCCTGCAAATGTAAATATGCCATTCATCTTTACATTTGAGCAAGAAACAATTACAGATGCTGCATTATCGCAAACAGATTGGGAATTAGCATTTGAACTTGAAAGTAAACATGCATTAGATTTAGACCCATCTTGGGAAGCTCAGTTACCTGAAGCAAGCAAAGAAGCTTTACGTAATTTCTTAGACAATTTAACACCTCCAAAGGATGGTGAAATTAACTTCCTAGGTCTACAAGCTGCAAGAAAAGAAAACGGTGATTTACATACAACGCTTCTTATTCGTAACGGTTGCAAAGACAACATTCAACTAGAGCAACTGCCTCTTCATATTGAAGATGCCACAGGTGCAGTTGTTGTGAAAGGTGCTTTCACATTACCGGATCTTGAGATTAAAGCGAACACTACAAAACCGTGGTCATTTGTCTTCCCTGCTTCATCTATATTAAAAGAAGATATGGATTTATCTTCTTGGAAAGCGTTTGTACCACAAGACTAA
- a CDS encoding S-layer homology domain-containing protein — protein MAKTNSYKKVIAGTMTAAMVAGVVSPVAAAGKSFPDVPEKFWGEESINYLVEKGAVKGNDKGMFEPEKEITRAEAATMMAQILNLPIDKDAKPSFGDSQGQWYTPFIAAVEKAGVVKGKGEGKFDPTGKIDRVSMASLLVEAYKLDTKVNVPLETKFDDLKDSWGKDKANILVKLGISVGTGDKWEPNKSVTKAEAAQFIAMTDKQFGQKEEAKVESIKAINAKEIEVKLGATVKEEDVKNAKFTLSQGTNATAVTAKIGEDKKSVILTLDGDAKLKNKEAYVLTVEGLKATDGKEIPKALEVIFFNDEVAPTVSTVSTPDGKLKVVFSEKLDAAKGATVVVNGQKVEGKVENNTFTSTNALNLENGKEFSIIVTGATDLSNNAMEMYEGKATYKVEKDTTAPEVKDVKVKEITAEGKATLEVTFSEELAENGQGTVVVKKGKEELKSAIARDAQDKTKAVIEVTGALKTNETAADLTVEFVGYKDLANNVGSKVSKAVKVSKDVVAPNFVKVEADQDKAATFTFDKEVTAQDGKLRVINLDTSKDVTADVKVAPTKDNKKGITLTFPAKGNYKVAAAKGLVKDAAGNESVAFTKEVKVVEKETEKETDKVAPVVKAVAYDKATNKITVNFEKEVKGGQVAESASNVNNYTLAGAKLPEGTLIVLDGTNAIIELPSTFTFEKSETVKFTVANVANKDGVKMGTANLLLEVKDTKAPEFKSAKITKVDAKEITLTFSEAVNVDTTDFTVDLNGVELTVAKANENAEAAKDVVLKVTAPTDVNLATGTVTVKAKELENNAKYEFKTADKAGNALVAFKSVTATR, from the coding sequence ATGGCAAAGACTAACTCTTACAAAAAAGTAATCGCTGGTACAATGACAGCAGCAATGGTAGCAGGTGTTGTTTCTCCAGTAGCAGCAGCAGGTAAATCATTCCCGGACGTTCCAGAAAAATTCTGGGGAGAAGAGTCTATTAACTACTTAGTAGAAAAAGGCGCAGTTAAAGGTAACGACAAAGGAATGTTCGAGCCTGAAAAAGAAATCACTCGTGCAGAAGCAGCAACAATGATGGCTCAAATCTTAAACTTACCAATCGATAAAGATGCTAAACCATCATTCGGTGATTCTCAAGGCCAATGGTATACTCCATTCATCGCAGCTGTAGAAAAAGCTGGCGTTGTTAAAGGTAAAGGCGAAGGCAAATTCGATCCAACTGGAAAAATCGACCGCGTTTCTATGGCATCTCTTCTTGTAGAAGCTTACAAATTAGATACTAAAGTAAACGTTCCTCTAGAAACTAAATTCGATGATTTAAAAGATAGCTGGGGTAAAGATAAAGCTAACATCCTAGTTAAATTAGGAATCTCTGTTGGTACTGGCGACAAATGGGAGCCAAATAAATCTGTAACTAAAGCAGAAGCAGCTCAATTTATTGCTATGACTGACAAGCAGTTCGGACAAAAAGAAGAAGCTAAAGTTGAGTCTATTAAAGCAATCAATGCTAAAGAAATCGAAGTTAAACTTGGCGCTACAGTGAAAGAAGAAGATGTGAAGAACGCAAAATTCACTCTTTCTCAAGGAACTAATGCAACAGCAGTTACTGCAAAAATCGGCGAAGATAAAAAATCTGTAATCTTAACATTAGATGGAGATGCGAAACTTAAAAATAAAGAAGCTTATGTTCTAACTGTTGAAGGCTTAAAAGCTACTGATGGAAAAGAAATTCCAAAAGCATTAGAAGTTATCTTCTTTAACGATGAAGTAGCTCCAACTGTATCTACAGTATCTACTCCAGACGGAAAACTTAAAGTTGTGTTCAGCGAGAAATTAGATGCAGCAAAAGGTGCAACTGTTGTAGTTAATGGTCAAAAAGTTGAGGGTAAAGTTGAAAACAATACTTTCACTTCTACTAATGCTCTAAATCTTGAGAATGGTAAAGAATTCTCAATCATCGTAACTGGTGCTACAGATTTATCTAATAACGCTATGGAAATGTACGAAGGTAAAGCTACTTATAAAGTAGAGAAAGATACTACAGCTCCAGAAGTTAAAGATGTAAAAGTTAAAGAAATTACTGCTGAAGGAAAAGCAACATTAGAAGTTACTTTCTCAGAAGAACTTGCTGAGAATGGTCAAGGAACAGTTGTAGTTAAAAAAGGTAAAGAAGAATTAAAATCTGCAATTGCTCGTGATGCTCAAGATAAAACAAAGGCAGTTATTGAAGTAACAGGTGCTCTTAAAACAAACGAAACTGCTGCAGATCTTACAGTTGAATTTGTTGGCTACAAAGATTTAGCTAACAACGTAGGTTCTAAAGTATCTAAAGCAGTAAAAGTTTCAAAAGACGTTGTAGCTCCTAACTTCGTAAAAGTTGAAGCTGATCAAGATAAAGCAGCGACATTCACTTTTGACAAAGAAGTAACTGCACAAGATGGAAAACTTCGTGTAATTAACTTAGATACAAGTAAAGATGTAACTGCTGATGTAAAAGTTGCACCAACTAAAGATAATAAAAAAGGTATTACATTAACATTCCCAGCAAAAGGTAACTACAAAGTAGCTGCTGCAAAAGGTCTTGTAAAAGATGCAGCTGGTAATGAGTCTGTAGCATTTACTAAAGAAGTAAAAGTTGTAGAAAAAGAAACTGAAAAAGAAACAGATAAAGTAGCTCCAGTAGTAAAAGCTGTAGCTTATGATAAAGCTACAAATAAAATTACAGTAAACTTTGAGAAAGAAGTAAAAGGTGGTCAGGTTGCTGAATCAGCTTCTAATGTAAATAATTACACATTAGCTGGTGCTAAATTACCAGAAGGTACTTTAATTGTATTAGACGGTACAAATGCAATTATTGAATTACCATCTACATTTACTTTCGAAAAATCAGAAACAGTTAAATTTACAGTAGCTAATGTTGCAAACAAAGATGGAGTAAAAATGGGTACAGCAAACCTATTATTAGAAGTTAAAGATACAAAAGCTCCTGAATTCAAATCAGCTAAAATTACAAAAGTTGATGCTAAAGAAATCACTTTAACATTCTCTGAAGCTGTAAACGTTGATACAACTGACTTCACAGTTGATTTAAACGGTGTAGAATTAACTGTAGCAAAAGCTAACGAAAATGCAGAAGCTGCTAAAGACGTAGTTCTTAAAGTAACAGCTCCAACAGATGTTAACTTAGCAACTGGTACAGTAACAGTAAAAGCTAAAGAATTAGAAAATAATGCTAAATATGAGTTCAAAACTGCTGACAAAGCAGGAAATGCACTTGTTGCTTTCAAATCAGTAACAGCAACTCGCTAA